In Lolium perenne isolate Kyuss_39 chromosome 5, Kyuss_2.0, whole genome shotgun sequence, the sequence GATGGCTGAGTTCGAGATCTGAaaaaccccaccatacccagctcTAAGGCGGAGATCGAGGTCGAAGATAAATCTCTATCTGCAAAAATAAACGCATACAGACTTCTGGTCTAGTGCTCCACCCTTCGCAAAATTCTAGCTGCGATAAAAACAAGAACGGTGGAGATCTTCTTATACCCCTTCGTAAGCGGGACATGatcgtaaaataaataaaaattgaTATGTACATACAATCCTGTAGTTATTTCTATGGCCCGCGTTGCGTGTGTAACATGGGGCTGTATTTAGACAGCTGGGATGGTTACCTGGTCACATGACCTCTTTTTTTTCTAATGCGGTGTTTAGATACCGTATGTATACAAACAGGTATATGTGGACTGGATATGGATTTCGAGGGATCTAAGTTAGGAAAAGAACAAATTATAATCCCCCAACTTCAATTTGGCAGGAGCGCGAAGCAGGAGGCACGCATACGCAGCCAAGTGAAGTGAGCGGCAAAATGAGGCGTACGTTGTCCCGGCCCTCCCTGTCTAGGGACCATTTCGGAGAGCGGCAAAATGAGGAGTACGTTGTTGTTTCGCGTGTTTCCTGCCGACGTAGATAGAAGATCATTATGTCCATCATGCGTGTCTCTTCCCATCAAAAGACATGCATAAGCTAAAGCTAGCTTGGGCATTCTTCTGCGTCAGAGTCCAGACGATGCATCGAGTTTGGTTACGTGTTTAGACTTACAACTTTTCAAAGTTCATTTTATCCGGCCTTTTTTATATAGAAAATATATCAGCCTGCTCCAGATGACCTTGTACAATTGAATAAACAAACAAGATTCTAGCGTTTATATAAGTACGAAATGACCGTCTCACATAATTTTGGTGACCCTCGGGGTTCTCCAGCCTGTTAGTACATACTTAAGTCATCCCGAACACGTTTTTCGTATCTGTTTGGAATAGACATTTTCACAGACGGTTCGTGCTTTTATAGCCGTTTCACAGACAGTTTGTGCTTTTATAGTCTGTTAGGATGTAAATTAACCTTCCAAATGGCGTCTATTAGTGAGCCATTTGGGTTACTGAACCAACTTCTCGTAGGGTTCTTCCATTGTTTTTACAGTTTATAATATATTTTATGGAGAACCATTAAGAATAAAGAGAtcattgtactccctccgtccataaaaagATGCCAAAGATTTTTCCAAATTCGAATGTACCTATACAATAAaacgtgtctagatacatccaaatttaaagAAACATTCGGCATCTATTTATGGTCAGAGGTAGTACTATGTATCCATAAATAGATGTAATCCCATCTCAAGCCCAGTCGAGAAAAATACTCCCCACGTGAATTAGGCGGAGAATGGCATGGAAGTTGTGATCTATGTGAGTAACAAAGTTGTGTGGTGTTGCCAAGACCATTGAGAATATGCTTTATGTTGTGAAAGATAGAATCCAGGATCAAATATTGATGTTAAGTGTATAAATATGATTTTTTATGTTTACGGATCCGTTCATCGAAGGGTTATCACCCATTTATGATTATGTTGCTGGCATATGGGTCATtgaaaagctctttgatcatgaaaATAAGAATTGCTAAATCGGGTAATATGTTTTCCATTTCAATTTAAATTCATGTACTATATGTAAAGCGGTTCAATGTCATTTATTTGGTTATTgtaacattttatttttgtgtgttaTTTCTAATAAGAGTGTGATTATGACGTTTGTTAACAGTACGATCAAGCAAAACATATTAAAATTTGACTGTCAGTTATAACAAACAGAGAGAAACAGAGGGAGCTAGCTTGGCTCCCAAGTGGGTGCCCTGATCGGGAGGCACCAAAATAAGAAGAACATGGTCCTGGTCTCGTCTCCTTGACACCTAAGTATATAAGGGACTGACTCCTTTGGCGAAGACCGATGACCACCCCTTGCCTCCAAGAAGGCAGTGTCAGCGACGTCTCTGCACACCTTCTTCGACCAAGCAATGGGACACACCATGCATGTATCTAGCAGGCACGGGGAATTTATTTTCCATCTATAGGTTCATCTCCTAATCCATCTGTTGATATGTAAATTAGGTGCTCTAAATGTGACCAGTTAAAGGTCAATGTATTCCCTAATGATGATTAAATTCTAACTTTGCTGACCGGTGAAAAGTTATGGCATGGCAGCTGACAGAGTAACAAAATCAAGGGAGAGAGGACTTTCAGAGCAGGTGCTCAGTGCGCATCCGTATCTGGACTGTCTATACCGCATCAAGATCCGTGCTAGCTTTTTTTCCCCTCTCAAATAACTTCTCATTTTTATATATGTCACACCATATAGTCCTTGAACTTGAAATTTTGCAGATCACTTAAACATAACAACGAGAATGTGGGAAAATATTTTGGAATTTTTATGTCATtatggatatatatatttcaagaatttattttaaattttaaaatatttGAATTTCAAAATTGCAAAAAAATCCAAACTATTTTCCCCattctattttttatttttgagtTACTTGCAATTTTTTAATATTCTATAATATGAGAGATATAAAAAAGGAAAACTCAAAAAATGAGAAAGTGCACCTGCTCTATTTATGTTTTTCCAAAATCTAGGGTCCTCTTTAGTTGAAGCCAACATGTTGCGAATGTATGAAGTTACTCCAAGATGGCCGTACAAGTTTTTTCAGTGAAAGGATTCAGAGTACTCACGCAAACTGTTGAAGAATTGCCGACAAACGGTAAGAGTCAAACTAAAGGTGATGCTTTTTTGCATGGGCATGAGCATTACCATGCTATTTTGGGGCTAATACGTTGGTAGTATATGTATGTAACTATGTACGGGCTAATGCCAGCGATCTCATTGTGACCTTGACCGTGACGTCGCCGGCTGCGCACGCAAATCATTCTCTCGACGGAGAAGTATATGTGTGGCACGGCCGATCAGGCTGTAGAGAGTACATGCTGTGACCGGCCAGCCAGTATGTCCAGCTCCTCCATCGTGCTGCTGATCGGCGCCTCCATGACCGTGTTCCTCGTCCTCTCCCTTGTCACCTTCCTCTGCGCCAACCGGCAGCAGCTGCGcagcgtcgtcgatgcggagcttGGGCGCGGCCAAGCGTGCGCCGCGGGCATCGACGACGACGCCCTGGCTGCGTACCCGACCATGATGTACTCGAAGTTGAGGCGGGACAAATATCAGGAGGCTGGCGGTGAACGGGCGCCGGAGGAGGTCACCGGCACGCAGTGCGCGGTGTGCCTGGCGGAGTACGCGGACGGCGACGAGCTCCGGCGGCTGCCATGGTGCCGGCACGCGTTCCACCGGCGATGCGTCGACGACTGGTTGCGCCGGCGGCCCAGCTGCCCGCTCTGCAGGTCCACGCcgacgccgaccaccaccaccaccggcgtaTGCCAACCGTCACGCCGTCAGCATGTCGATCGGGACTATTGATTCGGTTTCGGTATAGACGTATAGTGTGGCAAAGTGTTTCTTGCTTCTGGTACGGACGGATCGGGAGCCGCCATTATATGTGCAGTCTACGTAGATCGTCATGAACATGTCTACTAAGCTTGGCATATTCATGAATTCCATTTTGGGTAGGTTTTCGCTAAAGCTAATTCATTTGGATTTGCTTATATCTTGTCCATTCGCAATGTCT encodes:
- the LOC127303099 gene encoding RING-H2 finger protein ATL70-like — protein: MSSSSIVLLIGASMTVFLVLSLVTFLCANRQQLRSVVDAELGRGQACAAGIDDDALAAYPTMMYSKLRRDKYQEAGGERAPEEVTGTQCAVCLAEYADGDELRRLPWCRHAFHRRCVDDWLRRRPSCPLCRSTPTPTTTTTGVCQPSRRQHVDRDY